In the Alkaliphilus oremlandii OhILAs genome, one interval contains:
- a CDS encoding GntP family permease, whose amino-acid sequence MSGAEMLSLVGIIIALGLLMILVMKGVNIFIIAIACSVVVALTGGINLYDALKSNYMEGFVGFLKNNFLIFLTGTLMGKMYEVTNGAKAIAKMIVRIFGAKMALISIPLACGIISYGGVSAFVASFAVFPIAIEVFKEADLPRRFIPAALTFGCSTFAMVAPGAPQIHNAIPAQVLGTDLMAGAVIGFTSCAIILLLGAFLLYRMVNKAKANGEHFVAKSMDNFQEDTELPNGIMALIPLIITIILINFKVDGNPLLPLEAGVFVGSILVFIILNKYQDNKRILDNVGEVCKTSIFSISNTCAVVGFGAVVQASLAFPVAVNAMVNIPGPEFVGIAVGTTVIAGITGSASGGLGIAAPLLGPVYLARNVAAGAIHRTMSISSAALDSLPHNGYIVTVTNGLCNETHKDAYGPIFWLTVVTPAVGTIVAVVLFSMFPMLP is encoded by the coding sequence ATGTCAGGGGCAGAAATGTTAAGTTTGGTTGGTATTATAATTGCACTTGGTTTATTGATGATTTTAGTAATGAAGGGAGTAAACATTTTTATCATAGCTATAGCCTGTTCTGTTGTTGTGGCCTTAACAGGAGGGATTAATCTATACGATGCTTTAAAGTCAAATTATATGGAGGGCTTTGTTGGTTTTCTAAAAAATAACTTTTTAATTTTTTTAACAGGTACCCTAATGGGAAAAATGTATGAAGTTACAAACGGTGCTAAAGCAATAGCAAAAATGATTGTCAGGATTTTCGGTGCAAAAATGGCCTTAATATCCATCCCTTTGGCCTGTGGTATCATCTCTTATGGTGGAGTGAGTGCTTTTGTTGCAAGTTTTGCTGTTTTTCCTATTGCTATCGAAGTTTTTAAGGAAGCTGATTTGCCTAGAAGATTTATTCCAGCTGCATTAACATTTGGATGCTCTACTTTTGCTATGGTTGCACCAGGTGCACCACAGATTCATAATGCTATACCTGCACAAGTATTAGGAACAGACTTAATGGCAGGTGCAGTAATAGGCTTTACTTCCTGCGCTATTATCCTTTTGTTGGGAGCATTCCTTTTATATAGAATGGTAAATAAAGCAAAAGCCAATGGCGAGCACTTTGTAGCCAAATCTATGGATAATTTTCAGGAAGATACAGAGCTTCCTAATGGAATTATGGCTTTGATTCCATTAATTATCACAATTATATTAATTAATTTTAAAGTTGATGGCAATCCGCTACTTCCTCTTGAAGCAGGTGTATTTGTCGGCTCTATACTAGTATTTATTATTCTAAATAAATATCAAGATAACAAGAGAATCCTTGATAATGTAGGAGAAGTCTGTAAAACCTCTATATTTTCTATAAGCAATACTTGTGCTGTTGTTGGTTTTGGTGCAGTAGTTCAGGCTTCTCTAGCGTTCCCAGTTGCTGTAAATGCAATGGTGAACATTCCAGGCCCAGAATTTGTTGGTATTGCTGTAGGTACAACAGTTATAGCAGGTATAACTGGTTCTGCATCAGGTGGGTTAGGAATTGCAGCCCCTCTATTAGGACCTGTTTATTTGGCAAGAAATGTTGCAGCTGGCGCAATACACAGAACAATGTCTATTTCATCAGCAGCTTTAGATTCATTACCACATAACGGATATATCGTTACAGTTACAAATGGCTTATGTAATGAAACACATAAGGATGCATATGGACCTATATTTTGGCTTACAGTAGTTACTCCTGCAGTTGGTACTATCGTTGCAGTAGTTTTATTCTCCATGTTCCCTATGCTTCCATAA
- the acrC gene encoding acryloyl-CoA reductase — translation MDFKFTDSQLMLQKVAREFAEKEVGPIAAEVDKTGRFPRETFDKMVKIGFTGIGTPVEYGGSGGNDIDKVIVVSEIAKKCAATAAILSIHSIFSHVVHKFATEEQKQKYLPQVTSGGCLAAFALTEPNAGSDAGAAKTTAILDGDEYVLNGTKCFISNGGQAQHLLIFALTDPSKGLKGLSCILVEKGTPGFTIGKIEDKMGINGSETVELIFDNCRVPKENLIGKEGKGFMIAMNALDSARIGVGAQALGIAESALEESVKYMKERVQFGKPLTALQGLTWYISDMATKTEAAKWLVYHAAHLKATGENHTKEAAMAKLNAAETARHVTNLALQIHGGYGYMKDYPLERMYRDAKITEIYEGTSEIHKLVISRAVLR, via the coding sequence ATGGATTTTAAGTTTACAGATAGTCAGTTGATGCTACAGAAAGTTGCAAGAGAATTTGCTGAGAAAGAAGTTGGACCAATTGCAGCAGAAGTTGATAAAACGGGAAGGTTTCCAAGAGAGACATTTGACAAAATGGTGAAGATAGGGTTTACAGGAATTGGTACGCCTGTAGAATACGGCGGTTCTGGTGGAAATGATATCGACAAGGTTATAGTTGTTTCTGAAATTGCTAAAAAATGTGCGGCAACAGCAGCTATTTTATCAATACACTCAATTTTTTCTCACGTTGTTCACAAATTTGCTACGGAAGAACAGAAACAAAAATATTTACCACAGGTAACTAGTGGAGGATGCCTTGCTGCTTTCGCCTTGACAGAACCTAATGCAGGATCGGATGCAGGTGCTGCAAAAACAACTGCTATTTTGGATGGCGATGAATATGTTCTTAATGGAACGAAATGTTTTATTTCAAATGGTGGACAGGCCCAACATTTGCTTATTTTTGCACTAACAGACCCTTCTAAAGGACTGAAAGGATTATCCTGTATTCTTGTTGAAAAGGGAACTCCCGGATTTACAATAGGTAAGATTGAAGACAAGATGGGTATTAACGGTTCGGAAACTGTAGAGCTTATATTTGACAACTGCCGTGTTCCAAAGGAAAATCTTATTGGTAAAGAAGGCAAAGGATTTATGATAGCCATGAATGCACTTGACAGTGCAAGAATTGGAGTAGGTGCTCAGGCTCTTGGTATAGCAGAAAGTGCTTTAGAGGAAAGTGTAAAGTATATGAAGGAAAGGGTTCAATTTGGAAAGCCACTTACAGCGCTTCAAGGTCTTACTTGGTATATATCGGATATGGCAACTAAGACTGAAGCTGCCAAATGGTTGGTATACCACGCAGCACACCTAAAGGCAACTGGAGAGAATCATACGAAGGAAGCGGCGATGGCTAAACTAAATGCAGCAGAAACAGCAAGACATGTTACAAACCTAGCATTACAGATTCATGGAGGCTATGGCTACATGAAGGATTATCCACTAGAAAGAATGTATCGTGATGCAAAGATTACTGAAATCTATGAAGGTACTTCTGAAATTCATAAACTAGTAATTTCAAGAGCAGTATTACGTTAG
- a CDS encoding BhlA/UviB family holin-like peptide, whose translation MANEVLKLASTQGIWATLSVVLIFYILKTQEKRDLKQDEREQKYQEIIATLTDKLNVIESVRKDVEEVKSYIITKQKES comes from the coding sequence ATGGCAAATGAAGTATTAAAGCTTGCTTCTACCCAAGGGATTTGGGCAACATTATCGGTAGTCCTTATTTTTTACATCTTGAAAACACAGGAAAAGAGAGATCTCAAGCAAGATGAAAGAGAGCAGAAATACCAAGAAATTATTGCTACATTAACAGATAAACTGAATGTTATTGAAAGTGTAAGAAAAGATGTGGAAGAGGTTAAATCCTATATCATAACAAAGCAAAAGGAATCATAG
- a CDS encoding sigma-70 RNA polymerase sigma factor region 4 domain-containing protein, which produces MNQLAKGFLNNQTFSNNLVKDLSLDNLQDEFNGYAFKVYLNGYIKKTIVFGAMQIKKKSSQISKKEELSLNIIDPNFNEERINLITDTVDDFVENIGESLIKEDCCDYSELLYDRELILAINTLTDRQKEILHRCVIIGESDTVVAKKLGITKQGVNKAKKSALNKIRKKLSYSA; this is translated from the coding sequence ATGAATCAATTGGCAAAGGGCTTCTTAAACAATCAAACTTTTAGTAATAATTTAGTCAAGGATTTATCATTAGATAATTTGCAAGATGAATTTAATGGATATGCTTTCAAAGTTTATCTAAATGGATATATAAAAAAGACAATCGTTTTTGGTGCAATGCAAATTAAGAAAAAATCTAGTCAAATAAGTAAAAAAGAAGAATTGAGTTTAAATATTATTGATCCTAATTTTAATGAAGAGAGAATCAATTTAATTACAGATACAGTGGATGATTTTGTGGAGAACATAGGTGAATCTCTTATAAAAGAAGATTGCTGTGACTATAGTGAACTATTATACGATAGAGAGCTAATATTAGCAATTAATACTTTGACAGATAGACAAAAGGAAATCTTGCACAGATGCGTCATCATAGGAGAAAGTGATACTGTAGTTGCAAAAAAACTTGGGATTACAAAGCAAGGAGTTAACAAGGCAAAAAAGTCAGCATTAAATAAAATTAGAAAAAAATTATCTTACAGTGCTTGA
- a CDS encoding enoyl-CoA hydratase-related protein has protein sequence MKTVALKDLNPENIKVDIEGSVAIITMNRPKALNALNNQTLDELSSIIDSIGKDDEILGVIITGEGKGFVAGADIVQMQPYKAEEGRNYAEYAQGIFNKIEALGKPVIAAVNGYALGGGCELSMSCDLRIASERAVFGQPEVNLGVIPCFGGTQRLPRLIGSGRAKELIFTGRMVKADEAAAIGLVNKVVPAEELLNEAKNMMDIIISKAPMAIKYSKIAINKGIDLDLSNALELEKDLAALTFASEDKDEGMTAFLEKRTPKFMNK, from the coding sequence ATGAAAACAGTAGCATTAAAGGATTTAAATCCTGAAAACATTAAAGTGGATATTGAAGGATCTGTTGCAATTATTACTATGAACAGGCCAAAGGCTCTCAATGCACTAAACAATCAAACTTTAGATGAGTTAAGTAGTATCATTGATAGCATAGGTAAAGATGATGAAATCTTAGGGGTTATTATAACAGGTGAAGGAAAAGGTTTTGTTGCAGGGGCAGATATTGTTCAAATGCAACCGTACAAAGCAGAAGAAGGCAGGAACTATGCAGAATATGCTCAGGGTATATTTAACAAGATTGAGGCCTTAGGAAAGCCTGTAATCGCAGCGGTAAATGGATATGCATTAGGTGGAGGATGTGAACTATCAATGAGTTGTGATTTAAGGATTGCCTCCGAAAGAGCTGTTTTTGGACAACCAGAGGTAAATCTAGGCGTCATTCCTTGCTTTGGGGGAACACAAAGATTACCTAGGCTTATAGGTAGCGGACGAGCAAAGGAACTTATTTTTACAGGAAGAATGGTAAAGGCTGATGAGGCAGCTGCTATAGGACTTGTTAATAAGGTGGTTCCTGCGGAAGAACTTTTAAATGAAGCTAAAAACATGATGGATATTATAATTTCTAAGGCTCCCATGGCCATTAAATATTCTAAAATAGCCATTAATAAAGGTATTGATTTAGATTTAAGTAATGCTCTTGAGCTTGAAAAGGATTTAGCGGCACTTACATTTGCCTCAGAAGATAAGGACGAAGGTATGACAGCGTTTCTAGAAAAGAGGACTCCTAAATTTATGAATAAATAA
- a CDS encoding N-acetylmuramoyl-L-alanine amidase, whose amino-acid sequence MEEIKMSYSLYKVFIDPGHGGTDVGAKNGTFYEKDFALDIAKHTRDRLASYGVKTKMSRETDISGKLYVDERSDASNAFGADIFVSIHNNAGGGTGVETWKHDNASTYVNQLAQSVNSKLVSNLGVANRNVRTAPSQRGENIYVLDPKNTNAWAILPEVLFMDTTADLEKLKSSTFRRNAGYAIADGIISFINTLPPR is encoded by the coding sequence ATGGAGGAAATTAAAATGTCTTATTCGCTCTATAAAGTTTTCATTGATCCTGGTCATGGTGGAACAGACGTTGGAGCAAAAAATGGTACCTTTTATGAAAAAGATTTTGCTTTAGATATAGCAAAACATACAAGAGATAGATTGGCTAGTTATGGAGTTAAAACAAAGATGAGCAGGGAAACCGATATCAGTGGTAAGTTATATGTTGACGAAAGGTCTGACGCCTCAAATGCTTTCGGGGCAGACATCTTTGTATCCATACATAATAATGCAGGTGGAGGAACGGGAGTTGAAACATGGAAACATGACAATGCAAGTACATACGTAAATCAACTAGCCCAAAGTGTAAACAGTAAGCTAGTATCAAATCTAGGTGTAGCTAATAGAAATGTTAGAACTGCTCCGAGTCAACGTGGCGAAAATATATATGTACTTGACCCAAAAAATACAAATGCGTGGGCTATACTTCCAGAAGTGCTATTTATGGATACAACAGCCGATTTGGAAAAACTAAAATCATCTACATTCCGTCGTAATGCAGGATATGCCATCGCTGATGGTATTATATCTTTCATTAATACATTACCACCAAGATAA
- a CDS encoding RNA polymerase sigma factor has protein sequence MEKQDDDLIRDLKLKDLNAYHKLIEYYGEKLLRLAYIIIGDYQLAEDALQESYINIYRHINHFNEKSSLLTWVTRITINNAKQALKKKNKRAWNPLYHSINESSNSPPLTYDIIQKEEYEKVNKTLMSLPIKYREALYLHYYEELKIKEIANILDIGESGVKSRLQRGRTMLEEMLRKELD, from the coding sequence ATGGAAAAACAGGATGACGATTTAATTAGAGACTTGAAGTTGAAGGACCTGAATGCCTATCACAAGTTAATAGAATATTATGGAGAAAAACTCCTCCGTCTCGCTTATATCATCATAGGGGATTATCAATTAGCTGAAGATGCCTTGCAGGAGAGCTATATCAATATCTATAGACACATTAATCATTTCAATGAAAAAAGTTCTTTACTCACTTGGGTTACGAGAATTACCATCAATAACGCAAAACAAGCCTTAAAAAAGAAGAACAAAAGAGCTTGGAATCCGCTATATCATAGCATCAATGAAAGTAGTAATTCTCCACCGCTCACTTATGACATTATCCAGAAAGAAGAGTATGAAAAAGTAAACAAAACTTTAATGAGTCTTCCCATAAAATATAGAGAAGCTCTTTACCTTCATTACTATGAAGAATTGAAAATTAAAGAAATCGCAAACATCTTGGATATCGGAGAGTCTGGCGTAAAAAGTAGACTGCAACGAGGCAGAACTATGCTGGAAGAAATGCTAAGAAAGGAGCTGGATTAA
- a CDS encoding peptidoglycan recognition protein family protein: MIYQSEPSMVSRSGWGARSATNNLVNLGSKQYIVIHHAGDANDNIVKVYPDEKAAMKRYQEIHMDSNGWADIGYHYCVGIKGTILQGRNDTKEGVHTPGYNYCSIAVMIHGNYDIRSLTSTQKSKLVSLLAWLCYTNNISPSKIYGHGDLASSSCPGSSVKSQLSSIRGLVMNKLYPQPEN; encoded by the coding sequence ATGATATATCAATCAGAGCCTTCAATGGTATCGAGATCTGGGTGGGGAGCTAGAAGTGCAACAAATAATTTGGTTAACTTAGGAAGTAAGCAATACATAGTAATTCATCATGCAGGAGATGCAAATGATAATATCGTAAAGGTTTATCCTGATGAAAAAGCTGCTATGAAAAGATATCAAGAAATTCACATGGATAGTAACGGATGGGCTGATATAGGCTATCACTATTGTGTAGGAATTAAGGGAACAATTTTACAGGGAAGAAATGATACAAAAGAAGGAGTTCATACTCCAGGATACAATTATTGTAGTATTGCTGTAATGATTCATGGAAATTACGACATACGCAGTTTAACTTCTACACAAAAAAGTAAATTAGTAAGTCTCTTAGCTTGGCTTTGTTATACCAATAATATTTCACCTTCAAAAATTTACGGTCATGGTGATTTGGCTAGTTCTAGTTGCCCTGGTTCATCAGTAAAATCGCAACTGTCTAGCATCCGAGGCTTAGTAATGAACAAATTATATCCTCAGCCCGAAAATTAA
- a CDS encoding IS3-like element ISClsp1 family transposase (programmed frameshift) — protein MSVEKRPRRTYTDEFKNQVVQLYKNGKRKCNITREYDIASSLLDKWIKQADTSGSFKEKDNLTLEQKELIELRKRNKQLEMENDIFKASRADYGTKVNVIRNNAHKYSVSAMCKVLEISRSSYYYESKPKQYESKLTSKIKKIFQESRSNYGTRKIKAVLRDNGYQVSRRRIGRIMKQEGLVSKYTVAQFRPYADKCNESQIENLVKREFDDRSQYNVVVSDLTYVRVGNQWNYICVLVDLFNREIIGYSAGKNKDANLVSKAFARVNTNLKNIQVFHTDRGNEFKNKLLDETLKIFDIKRSLSKKGCPYDNAVAEATFKIIKTEFVKYKVFETLEELQYELADYVNWFNNHRLHSSLGYLTPATFRMNTLKKVV, from the exons ATGTCTGTTGAAAAACGTCCTCGCCGTACCTATACGGATGAGTTTAAAAACCAAGTAGTACAATTATATAAGAATGGAAAACGCAAATGCAATATTACCCGCGAATACGATATTGCTTCTTCTTTATTAGACAAATGGATCAAACAGGCGGATACTAGTGGTTCTTTCAAAGAAAAAGATAATCTTACTCTAGAACAAAAGGAACTAATTGAACTTCGTAAACGCAACAAACAGCTTGAAATGGAAAATGATATTT TTAAAGCAAGCCGCGCTGATTATGGGACGAAAGTAAATGTGATTCGTAACAATGCTCACAAATACTCAGTATCAGCAATGTGCAAGGTCCTAGAAATTTCAAGAAGTAGTTATTACTATGAATCAAAGCCAAAACAGTATGAATCTAAGCTAACTTCCAAAATCAAGAAAATTTTTCAGGAAAGCCGTAGTAATTATGGCACCAGAAAAATCAAAGCAGTTCTTAGAGACAATGGATATCAAGTCTCCCGGCGCAGAATCGGAAGAATCATGAAGCAGGAAGGGTTAGTATCAAAGTATACAGTGGCTCAGTTTAGGCCATATGCAGATAAATGCAACGAATCACAAATAGAAAACTTGGTAAAACGGGAATTCGATGATCGTTCACAATATAATGTAGTTGTAAGTGATTTAACATATGTACGAGTAGGAAATCAATGGAATTACATATGTGTTCTTGTCGACCTATTTAATCGTGAAATCATCGGATATAGTGCAGGTAAAAATAAAGACGCTAACCTAGTTTCAAAGGCATTTGCACGTGTAAATACAAATTTGAAAAATATCCAGGTATTTCATACAGATAGAGGCAATGAATTCAAGAACAAACTTCTGGACGAAACCCTTAAAATATTTGATATAAAGCGCTCCCTTAGCAAGAAAGGATGTCCTTATGATAATGCAGTTGCAGAAGCAACGTTTAAAATCATAAAGACGGAATTTGTAAAATATAAGGTATTTGAAACGCTAGAGGAATTACAATATGAACTGGCTGATTATGTGAACTGGTTTAATAATCACCGACTTCATTCCTCGTTAGGTTATTTAACGCCAGCTACATTCAGAATGAATACCCTTAAAAAAGTTGTCTGA
- a CDS encoding helix-turn-helix domain-containing protein, giving the protein MKNRELREVFNSAKNGDQIAMEKMLKMFRPLIYKNSFIDGKFDEDCFQDISIKFISCIKTFELSPIAMEDIHKSFEEIFHEKE; this is encoded by the coding sequence ATGAAAAATAGAGAATTACGAGAAGTCTTTAATAGTGCAAAGAATGGCGATCAAATCGCGATGGAGAAAATGTTAAAAATGTTTAGACCTTTGATTTATAAAAATAGTTTTATAGATGGAAAGTTCGATGAAGATTGCTTTCAAGACATTAGTATTAAGTTTATAAGCTGTATTAAGACTTTTGAGTTATCCCCTATAGCAATGGAAGATATACATAAATCTTTTGAAGAAATATTTCATGAGAAAGAATGA
- a CDS encoding acyl CoA:acetate/3-ketoacid CoA transferase, whose product MSKVITREQAAEMVNDNMTIGIGGFVGFGVPEDLLVALQNRYIQTKSPKDLTVVHCAAVGDAAERGANRLGEEGLVKKLICGHIGLEPRLNKLTVENKLASYMLPQGVISHILRAIAGGKPGVLTHVGLKTFADPRLEGCKANQAAIDSGEEVVSLVKIENKEYLLYKSFPMDICFIKGSIGDESGNISLCKEAVFSDQLEMAAAVHNSGGIVIAQVDQIVAKGTLKAHDVQVHGFMVDYIVEGSKENSFQSFICDYYRPELSGEIKVPLGAIEPMKLDQRKICGRRGALELEPNTLINLGIGIPEAVGAVAGEEGLADKITLSIESGALGGVPTGGLGIGGTVNPESIYKQPDIFDIYDGGGIDMSFLGAAEIDPMGNVNVSKFAGRVVGPGGFINISQNAKKVYFTGTFKAGKMEMEIKDGKLNILKDGKAIKFKKELEQVTFSAEYANETGQQVYYITERAVFKLTEEGIMLIEIAPGVDLEKDILENMEFKPLIAEDLKLMDERIFKDEKMGLTF is encoded by the coding sequence ATGAGCAAGGTAATTACACGTGAGCAAGCAGCTGAAATGGTAAATGATAATATGACAATAGGTATTGGTGGTTTTGTTGGTTTTGGAGTTCCAGAAGATTTGCTAGTAGCTCTGCAAAATAGATATATACAAACAAAGTCCCCTAAGGATCTTACAGTTGTACACTGTGCAGCCGTTGGTGATGCAGCTGAAAGAGGGGCAAATCGTCTTGGAGAAGAGGGGTTAGTTAAAAAACTTATTTGCGGTCATATTGGCTTAGAGCCAAGGTTAAACAAATTAACTGTGGAAAATAAATTAGCATCCTACATGCTTCCACAAGGAGTTATTAGTCATATATTAAGAGCAATTGCAGGAGGAAAGCCTGGTGTTTTAACCCATGTTGGCTTAAAAACATTTGCTGACCCTAGACTTGAAGGTTGCAAAGCGAATCAGGCAGCTATAGATTCTGGAGAAGAAGTTGTTTCTTTAGTAAAGATAGAGAATAAAGAGTATCTTCTATATAAATCATTTCCTATGGATATTTGCTTTATCAAAGGTTCTATAGGTGATGAAAGTGGAAATATTTCTTTATGCAAAGAGGCTGTTTTCTCTGATCAGTTAGAAATGGCCGCTGCAGTTCATAATTCAGGGGGTATTGTAATTGCTCAAGTTGATCAGATCGTAGCAAAGGGAACTTTAAAAGCACATGATGTTCAAGTCCATGGTTTCATGGTTGATTATATTGTAGAAGGTAGTAAGGAAAATAGCTTTCAATCCTTTATATGTGACTACTATAGACCCGAATTATCAGGTGAAATAAAAGTGCCTTTAGGAGCTATTGAACCTATGAAGTTAGATCAGAGAAAAATCTGTGGAAGAAGGGGTGCTTTAGAATTAGAACCGAATACTCTAATTAATTTAGGCATTGGTATACCAGAAGCAGTTGGAGCGGTGGCAGGTGAAGAGGGACTTGCAGATAAGATTACACTTTCTATTGAGTCAGGGGCGCTGGGTGGCGTGCCTACAGGTGGACTTGGTATTGGTGGTACAGTAAACCCTGAATCTATTTACAAACAGCCAGATATATTTGATATTTATGATGGTGGCGGAATAGATATGTCATTTCTAGGTGCCGCTGAAATTGATCCTATGGGTAACGTTAATGTTTCTAAATTCGCAGGAAGAGTTGTAGGCCCAGGTGGATTTATAAATATCTCCCAAAATGCAAAAAAGGTTTACTTTACAGGTACTTTTAAAGCAGGAAAAATGGAAATGGAAATTAAAGATGGAAAACTTAATATTTTAAAGGACGGCAAGGCGATAAAATTCAAAAAAGAATTAGAGCAAGTAACTTTTTCAGCTGAGTATGCAAATGAAACTGGACAACAGGTTTATTACATTACAGAAAGAGCTGTTTTCAAGCTAACAGAAGAAGGAATTATGTTAATTGAAATTGCTCCAGGAGTTGACTTAGAGAAAGACATCCTTGAGAATATGGAGTTTAAACCATTGATAGCCGAAGATTTAAAATTAATGGATGAAAGAATATTTAAGGATGAAAAGATGGGGTTAACATTTTAA
- a CDS encoding tetratricopeptide repeat protein, translating to MKKVIRFKVKHMLSITFISLFIAMILYFSFPSILLKMGEKFSHDGDYFKAKTYYDKINENFPKASVTESALEKAGYVSAIHNKIMISSSGFGPIYNSNHYIFPETRAYYEEILQRFPRGLSAQRVRYNLLIPDVQGEVLHGNVEEAIEMIKSFYANIHNETPRYMNAYTINGAIQAFEVKGYDEEAKDLLRWIIDYEDDWEKNIFQDYLSRLENSKDAYGSVTGKVSLRGKSFKNIPVFLQYQDTPDGTLYGFTQEAFWAITDNNGNFEFPNIPEGRYTVGLIGDLDQIGDTVLQGNPFEHTDFTIEKGQTYDFNISFVDRMKIISPVDGEEIKEDFIQFQWEPLEGAAYYTIALGISFEGASGTRIYGKYNTNEALVSKEDILYLHNFHTFDEEGPIPEPFFGFMNPKGQLFWGVHAYDENDRLLSSSIGYIRDESTEFSIGEIELTEGDKKLLKRDYAGAIESYEQSLAENKEDIHSLLMLARLYNFEQKLSNYTYGNKEKAKEYYRRLHKITGNEIFLENSN from the coding sequence TTGAAAAAAGTGATTCGGTTCAAGGTCAAACATATGCTATCCATCACTTTCATATCCCTTTTTATAGCCATGATACTCTATTTCTCCTTCCCATCAATTCTACTAAAAATGGGGGAGAAATTTAGCCATGATGGAGACTACTTTAAAGCAAAAACATACTATGATAAGATCAATGAGAATTTTCCAAAGGCTTCTGTAACGGAGTCCGCACTAGAAAAAGCGGGGTATGTCTCTGCAATTCATAATAAGATTATGATCTCTTCTTCTGGTTTTGGCCCAATATACAACTCTAATCATTATATTTTTCCGGAGACCAGAGCTTATTATGAAGAAATTCTCCAGCGGTTCCCTAGGGGGCTTTCTGCACAGAGAGTCCGTTACAATTTACTTATTCCCGATGTCCAAGGAGAAGTTCTTCATGGTAATGTTGAAGAAGCTATTGAGATGATCAAAAGTTTTTATGCGAATATTCATAACGAAACACCACGATATATGAATGCTTATACTATCAATGGTGCAATTCAAGCCTTTGAGGTAAAAGGTTATGATGAAGAAGCCAAGGACCTTCTTCGCTGGATCATCGATTACGAAGATGATTGGGAAAAAAATATATTTCAAGATTATCTCTCTAGGCTAGAAAATTCTAAGGACGCCTATGGCAGCGTTACAGGGAAAGTATCCTTGAGAGGAAAATCTTTTAAAAATATTCCTGTTTTCCTTCAATATCAAGATACACCAGATGGTACATTGTATGGTTTTACACAGGAAGCTTTTTGGGCAATAACAGATAACAATGGAAACTTTGAATTTCCAAATATTCCAGAAGGCAGATATACCGTAGGGCTCATTGGAGACTTAGACCAAATAGGAGATACTGTATTACAAGGTAATCCCTTCGAACACACGGACTTTACCATAGAAAAAGGTCAGACCTATGACTTTAATATTAGCTTTGTAGATCGAATGAAGATCATTTCTCCTGTTGATGGAGAGGAAATAAAAGAGGACTTCATTCAATTTCAGTGGGAGCCTTTGGAGGGAGCCGCCTATTACACCATCGCTTTGGGTATTTCCTTTGAAGGGGCATCCGGTACTCGAATTTATGGTAAGTATAATACTAATGAAGCTCTGGTTTCTAAAGAGGATATCCTTTATCTCCATAACTTCCATACCTTTGATGAAGAGGGTCCTATTCCAGAACCATTTTTCGGCTTTATGAATCCAAAGGGGCAGCTTTTCTGGGGTGTCCATGCCTATGATGAAAATGATCGTCTCCTATCCAGCTCCATTGGTTATATTCGAGATGAAAGCACAGAGTTTTCCATTGGAGAAATAGAGCTTACGGAAGGCGATAAGAAGCTCCTAAAAAGAGACTATGCCGGTGCAATAGAAAGCTACGAACAATCCTTGGCAGAAAATAAAGAGGATATTCATTCACTTCTCATGTTGGCTCGATTGTACAACTTCGAACAAAAGCTTTCCAACTATACCTATGGAAACAAGGAAAAGGCTAAAGAATACTATAGAAGATTGCATAAAATTACTGGAAATGAAATCTTTTTAGAGAATTCTAATTAA